The Candidatus Mancarchaeum acidiphilum sequence CCATTACAGATATGAACTGCTTGGTGGAAACAAGCTCTCATTCCTTGCACAATCTTTCCACAGGTTTGGTATAAATATACAGAAGGCAAAGGCAAAAGGATTGAAATGTGAGGCAGCAATAATCCTTGGATATGAGCCAGCACTTGGTTTTGCAGCACAGGCAAAAAGCAGCAACCCTGATGATTACGAGGTTGCAGGAGGACTTTACGGAGAGCCTTTGCAGCTTGCAAAAGCAAAAACAATAGATCTTTTAGTTCCTGCAAGAGCTGAAATGGTTCTCGAACTTGAAATTGATTACAATACCCTGGTAAACGAAGGACCCTTGGGTGAATATACTGGTTATTATACACCAGCAAGCCAAAAGCCTGTAGCTATAGTAAAGGCGATTACACAGAGAAAGAATCCTATGATGCAGGCATTGCTTACAGGAAAACCCTCACCAATTACAGAGAATCATGTATTGAAGCAGATACCTTTTGAAGCTGTTATGTTGGGAGATCTTAAATCAAAGTTCCCGACAGTTACAGATTTGACTATACCACCTTTTGGCGGTGTTCAGGCTGCTGTGATATTTTCAATGAAGCCACAATTTGCAGGGCAGGCTAAAGAAGCGATCCTCCATGTACTTGGCTCATTCGTTGCTCCCAAATATGCAATTGCTGTTGATCCCGATATTAACGTACACGACATGGATGATGTAATGTGGGCACTTTCTTTCAGAGTAAAGGCGGATAGGGATATTTTCACTATACCCGATACACAAAGGGTGCCATTAGATCCTTCATCACATGAAGGGAGATCCGAGGCACAGACGGATACCAAGACTGCAGTGGGTGTAGATGCAACTATACCTGTAGGGATAAAGTATCCAGAAGTTGCAGATGTTCCTGGATGGAAGGATTTTGATGTTCCGGGACTTGACGTTGGAGAGGGAAAATAATATTAATTGGTTGATAATATGGGATCATTGATTATTGGAGCAGTAACGCTGATTATACCTTTAGTGGCTTTGTTCATATCTTTCATGTTTGCAAAGCTTGATGCGTTGAAATCGGCATTTGTTGGATTTATAGTTGAACTTGCAATGGTAGTGCTTTTCTATCCATCTGCAAGGATTGTCGATGCATCAATATGGGGTACTTTTGAGACTTATTCCATATTCGGAGTTATATGGACAGGCATGATATTTGGTATCATGTACCGTGAAACCGGCCTTTTAAGGAGACTTTTGGACGTATTGCACAGTGTTATACACAGCGGCTGGGGATTAGTTGCCGCTCTTGGGGGAGTAATACAAGGTATATTAGGTGCATTCAACGGTTTTGCGGTGTACCCAATTGCAATACCTGGCATAAAGGAACTTGGATATGAACCATGGCGTTCCGCAACAGGTTATCTTGTACTTGCATCATGGACAATACCATTGGTCAGCCTTTGGATAGCAGGTTCACTTGCAAGTGCCGCATCCCATATCCCTGTTCCAACAATGGCACCATTTGTTGGAATGATAACAATACCGTTGATCTTCATCGCAGTGTTTGGAGGGATGAAGATACTTAATGAAAAATTCAATAAGGAAAACCTTACTATTGCAGCTTTGTACATTATAAGCGGCATTGTAAGCATTATAGTATTCGCGATACTTATACCAAGTGCATACTTGCTTACATTGATAGCTTCGGGATTTCTTACCTTGATACTATTCGTCCTGTATTCAAAGCATTTGAAGCAAGATTCAACAGATATACAGAAATTCAGCTTGTCTGGTATACTTAAACCATTCGGGCCGATAATAGTTGGGATAGTACTTATATTACTTTGGACATATCCACTTGCAGGTTTGGTTGCAAAGGCAAATTACGTGCTTAAACTATGGACTTATGCACCGGTTTCAATTAACCTTCTTACGACACCTGCATTCTTCATATTCGTGGTTGCATTGAGCACTTATATGTTCAAGATAAAGCCTGATGAGAATAAGGGAAAGCAGAAGCCAGCAACTCCAGTAACAAAGCCACTTGGAGTCTGGAGTTCGTTGGTGAAGGGCAGCAGGATGTCAGGAAATTCGCTGCTTACGACATTTTTAGGTGCAACATTTGCAGGTGTAGCAATAGCGAGTGGTCAAGTCGCTGCTATAACAAAACTTATGGCAGAAGCAGGAAGCTTGTTCTACCCTATAGTGCTTAATATTTTCTCTTGGGGAACTGGAATAGTGTTTGCAACAGGAACAGTTGCGGCATTCCTTATAAGTGCACCCCAGGTTGCGGTTGCTAGTGCACTTAC is a genomic window containing:
- a CDS encoding UbiD family decarboxylase, which produces MVPDLRESLSILDNKKEVLHVDQKIDINDVGKVLMKAYHDPKQPVIVMNNVGDSKMPVVANLFTSREKAAIYFGTTEDKLFDKLNHGLANPIKPKVIENPECQEEVITTNIDLEKLPIPKYSPDDGGRYITPGITISKDPETGAYDMGHYRYELLGGNKLSFLAQSFHRFGINIQKAKAKGLKCEAAIILGYEPALGFAAQAKSSNPDDYEVAGGLYGEPLQLAKAKTIDLLVPARAEMVLELEIDYNTLVNEGPLGEYTGYYTPASQKPVAIVKAITQRKNPMMQALLTGKPSPITENHVLKQIPFEAVMLGDLKSKFPTVTDLTIPPFGGVQAAVIFSMKPQFAGQAKEAILHVLGSFVAPKYAIAVDPDINVHDMDDVMWALSFRVKADRDIFTIPDTQRVPLDPSSHEGRSEAQTDTKTAVGVDATIPVGIKYPEVADVPGWKDFDVPGLDVGEGK